The following are encoded in a window of Salinigranum halophilum genomic DNA:
- a CDS encoding metal-sulfur cluster assembly factor, which yields MSAHTDPYARTEPATHVTPDTEFDDERKSKIKAQLGKVLDPCSCMSEHPINIIDLGLIESIEVDGRDAEITLLLTSQRCTYFLDINDEICERVESLEEIDSCEVHQDTSGKIWTNDRMSDEERKARRKRFHERMEAAGVTPYAERSD from the coding sequence ATGTCTGCACACACAGATCCGTACGCGCGGACGGAACCCGCCACGCACGTCACGCCGGACACGGAGTTCGACGACGAGCGCAAGTCGAAGATCAAAGCGCAACTGGGCAAGGTGCTCGACCCCTGTAGCTGTATGAGCGAGCACCCGATTAACATCATCGACCTCGGGCTCATCGAGTCCATCGAGGTCGACGGGCGCGACGCCGAGATTACGCTCCTCTTGACCTCCCAGCGCTGTACGTACTTCCTCGACATCAACGACGAAATCTGCGAGCGCGTCGAATCGCTCGAAGAGATCGACAGCTGCGAGGTCCACCAGGACACGAGCGGCAAGATCTGGACGAACGACCGGATGTCTGACGAAGAGCGGAAAGCCCGGCGCAAACGCTTCCACGAACGCATGGAAGCCGCCGGCGTCACCCCCTACGCGGAACGCTCGGACTGA
- a CDS encoding SDR family NAD(P)-dependent oxidoreductase: protein MSERLQGKTALVTGGSSGNGRAIARRFAEEGASVTVADVREDPRMGGEPTHDLIESEGGDAQFVECDVSSVADLREAVDATVAAFGSLDVMVNNAGVERQLPLDDVTEEDYEWLMDINLKGVYFGSQAAVEVMREQEQGGSIINMSSIGGIRGLENSSLYCTSKGGVTNLTRQLAVEHGEAGVRVNALNPGFIETAMTMEDGETAGGILEQTPLGRAGQPDEVADAALFLASDESSFVTGHNLVMDGGFTA from the coding sequence ATGTCCGAGCGACTGCAAGGGAAGACAGCACTGGTCACTGGTGGGTCGTCGGGGAACGGCCGCGCGATCGCCCGACGGTTCGCCGAGGAGGGTGCGAGCGTCACCGTCGCCGACGTCCGCGAGGACCCGCGGATGGGTGGAGAACCGACACACGACCTCATCGAGAGCGAGGGTGGGGACGCACAGTTCGTCGAGTGCGACGTGAGTTCCGTCGCGGACCTGCGTGAGGCCGTCGACGCGACCGTCGCGGCGTTCGGCTCGCTCGACGTGATGGTGAACAACGCGGGCGTCGAGCGACAACTCCCGCTGGACGACGTGACTGAGGAGGACTACGAGTGGCTGATGGACATCAACCTCAAGGGCGTCTACTTCGGGAGTCAGGCCGCCGTCGAGGTGATGCGCGAGCAAGAACAGGGAGGAAGCATCATCAACATGTCCTCCATCGGAGGGATTCGCGGGCTGGAGAACTCCTCGCTGTACTGTACCTCGAAGGGAGGAGTGACGAACCTCACCCGACAGTTAGCGGTCGAACACGGGGAGGCGGGCGTCCGGGTCAACGCGCTCAACCCCGGCTTCATCGAGACGGCGATGACGATGGAAGACGGCGAGACAGCAGGGGGAATCCTCGAACAGACGCCGCTCGGTCGCGCCGGACAGCCCGACGAAGTCGCCGACGCGGCGCTGTTTCTCGCGAGCGACGAGTCGTCGTTCGTCACCGGTCACAACCTCGTGATGGACGGCGGCTTCACCGCGTAA
- a CDS encoding aldehyde ferredoxin oxidoreductase family protein: MLHAEGPLLTVDVGDRTTETTDIGDVHETFIGGRGVATRLAHERVPFDVDPLGEENRLYFTTGPMQASNMSFTGRMNCTSVSPLTGGLLSSNAGGFMSRNFAATGYGAFELVGASDDLLVVHVTDDGVEFESVPDLAGATVPATVEYIEDEHGLEHEHVACIGPGGENEVRFASIMTSESRAFGRGGLGAVLGAKGVKAITFDGDSSPDIEIPAIQMDVHRDAATADHIMKRQGTTSVTDLANEVSALPTRYFSELQFEGVEGINGDRVEEKKFKKATCSACAFACKLPTKDEEQGVETEGPEFETVMSFGSNAGVDDIVDVMQSNELCDRYGLDSISCGNVVSAYLESEDAFGDTELIFETVEKIAHREGVGDLLAEGIDRFHDELGVENWTVKGLDFAAHDGRTLNGQGLSYATATRGADHMFTTMYAWEYPLVDKDEAYNPTGLEGKPEMVIEQENARALEDCGIVCRFSRSFMTPERFEGLFGADYADLLAVGSRVVDLERHFNNQRGIDRSDDALPYSLPDFEAALDEYYERRGWTAEGTVPSSRVDASISAD, encoded by the coding sequence ATGCTCCACGCAGAGGGCCCCCTCTTGACGGTCGACGTCGGCGACCGCACCACCGAGACGACCGACATCGGAGACGTCCACGAGACGTTCATCGGCGGCCGTGGCGTCGCCACGCGTCTCGCTCACGAGCGCGTCCCGTTCGACGTCGACCCGCTTGGCGAAGAGAACCGGCTGTACTTCACCACAGGACCGATGCAGGCGTCGAACATGTCCTTCACCGGACGCATGAACTGTACGAGCGTCTCGCCGCTGACCGGCGGACTGCTCTCGTCGAACGCCGGTGGGTTCATGTCGCGCAACTTCGCCGCGACGGGCTACGGTGCCTTCGAACTCGTCGGGGCGAGCGACGACCTCCTCGTCGTCCACGTCACCGACGACGGCGTCGAGTTCGAATCGGTCCCCGACCTCGCGGGCGCGACGGTTCCCGCGACCGTCGAGTACATCGAAGACGAACACGGTCTCGAACACGAACACGTCGCCTGCATCGGGCCGGGCGGCGAGAACGAAGTGCGCTTCGCCTCCATTATGACCTCCGAGTCGAGAGCGTTCGGTCGAGGTGGGCTCGGGGCCGTGCTCGGCGCGAAGGGCGTGAAGGCGATTACGTTCGACGGCGATTCGAGTCCGGACATCGAGATCCCGGCGATACAGATGGACGTTCACCGGGATGCGGCGACCGCCGACCACATCATGAAGCGACAGGGGACGACCTCCGTCACCGACCTCGCCAACGAGGTCTCCGCGCTCCCCACGCGCTACTTCTCTGAGCTCCAGTTCGAGGGCGTCGAGGGAATCAACGGCGACAGAGTCGAGGAGAAGAAGTTCAAGAAGGCGACCTGTTCGGCGTGTGCGTTCGCCTGCAAGCTCCCCACGAAGGACGAGGAACAAGGCGTCGAAACCGAAGGCCCGGAGTTCGAGACGGTGATGTCGTTCGGGTCGAACGCGGGCGTCGACGACATCGTCGACGTGATGCAGTCGAACGAGTTGTGTGATAGATACGGGCTCGACAGCATCTCCTGTGGCAACGTCGTCTCGGCGTACCTCGAGAGCGAGGACGCCTTCGGCGACACCGAGTTGATATTCGAGACGGTCGAGAAAATCGCTCACCGCGAGGGCGTCGGCGACCTCCTCGCGGAAGGCATCGACCGCTTCCACGACGAGTTGGGGGTCGAAAACTGGACGGTCAAGGGGCTCGACTTCGCCGCCCACGACGGTCGGACGCTGAACGGGCAGGGCCTGTCGTACGCGACGGCCACGCGCGGGGCGGACCACATGTTCACCACGATGTACGCCTGGGAGTACCCCCTCGTCGACAAGGACGAGGCGTACAACCCCACCGGTCTCGAGGGGAAGCCCGAGATGGTCATCGAGCAGGAGAACGCCCGGGCGCTGGAGGACTGCGGCATCGTCTGTCGCTTCTCGCGGAGTTTCATGACGCCCGAACGCTTCGAGGGCCTGTTCGGAGCCGACTACGCGGACCTCCTCGCGGTGGGGTCGAGAGTCGTCGACCTCGAACGCCACTTCAACAACCAGCGTGGCATCGACCGGAGTGACGACGCGCTCCCGTACTCGCTGCCGGACTTCGAGGCGGCCCTCGACGAGTACTACGAGCGTCGGGGCTGGACCGCGGAGGGGACCGTGCCGAGCAGTCGGGTCGACGCGTCGATTAGCGCGGACTGA
- a CDS encoding ABC transporter permease: protein MLFGLILFFTFTTERFFTEGNLLDNVAKNAVTLLLVALAGTFPILQQSIDLSVESVVLLTGVVTVVLISQFGLGLLAIPLAIGVGMLAGLFNGLVFTKLKVPSFLVTLGTLSVMAGVGKIITGGSTITFRNPAIRTISTGDVFGIPNLVLWGLLIYVGTIVLAFRTKFGRYCFALGENERVVELAGAKVDRYKIYPFVLSGLLCGIAGVLLTLRISSASPNIGSGLLLPSIAAIVMGGTALTGGVGGPHRTILGVLVIAVLNNGMNLLGTDSFVQEIILGLVVVAAVALSIDRAKIDVVK, encoded by the coding sequence GAAGAACGCCGTCACGCTGCTGTTGGTGGCGCTGGCGGGGACCTTCCCCATCCTCCAGCAGAGCATCGACCTCTCGGTCGAGTCGGTCGTGCTCTTGACGGGCGTCGTGACTGTCGTCCTGATCTCGCAGTTCGGCCTGGGCTTGCTCGCCATCCCGCTCGCCATCGGCGTCGGGATGCTCGCCGGCCTGTTCAACGGCCTCGTCTTCACGAAGCTCAAGGTGCCCTCGTTCCTGGTCACGCTCGGGACGCTCTCGGTGATGGCCGGGGTCGGGAAGATCATCACCGGTGGCTCGACCATCACCTTCCGGAATCCCGCCATCCGCACCATCTCGACCGGGGACGTCTTCGGCATCCCCAACCTGGTGCTCTGGGGACTGCTCATCTACGTGGGTACCATCGTCCTGGCCTTCCGAACGAAGTTCGGCCGGTACTGCTTCGCGCTGGGCGAGAACGAGCGCGTCGTCGAGCTGGCCGGCGCGAAGGTCGACCGCTACAAAATCTACCCCTTCGTGCTGTCGGGGCTGCTCTGTGGCATCGCCGGCGTCCTCTTGACGCTGCGCATCTCGTCGGCCTCGCCGAACATCGGGAGCGGGCTCCTCCTGCCCAGCATCGCCGCCATCGTCATGGGTGGGACGGCGCTGACCGGCGGCGTCGGCGGGCCCCACCGGACCATTCTGGGCGTGCTCGTCATCGCGGTCCTGAACAACGGGATGAACCTGCTCGGCACCGACTCGTTCGTCCAGGAGATCATCCTGGGGCTCGTGGTCGTCGCCGCGGTGGCGCTCTCTATCGACCGCGCGAAGATCGACGTCGTGAAGTAG
- a CDS encoding amidohydrolase family protein, with protein MSHCFNHTPENHKHPHAQIWDDETYELGAKLLPDGYIPSEEVFYRDHQPEELARLLFLESQIDYSVYHSLPLDDYFHDGYVSREKGFEFMEQNQNRVSMYVDVNPLEDDAGDQIEEFAAKEGVEGIKFYPARYQNGNDLSLQLTEDAVWPLLQRVADSEVDTLAIHKFIPFATAPVRYFKPGDVEDAANSFPDVNFEIIHAGFSFVEETVLAMASHDNVYANLENTACLVNTRPRKFAKALGEMLYWAGPDRIVYAGGATALHPQPPIEGIWNFEMPEDLIEDYDYPEVTQEDKEKILGKNALRLLDKDPEQIKKDIEGDKWDQLKTEREESGEYPAAPWSTYEAESALASDD; from the coding sequence GTGTCACACTGCTTCAACCACACGCCGGAGAATCACAAGCACCCCCACGCGCAGATATGGGACGACGAGACGTACGAACTCGGCGCGAAGCTCCTCCCCGACGGCTACATCCCGTCGGAGGAGGTCTTCTACCGCGACCACCAGCCCGAGGAACTCGCGCGACTGCTCTTCTTGGAGAGTCAGATCGACTACTCGGTGTACCACTCCCTGCCGCTCGACGACTACTTCCACGACGGCTACGTCTCCCGCGAGAAGGGCTTCGAGTTCATGGAGCAGAACCAGAATCGTGTGTCGATGTACGTCGACGTCAACCCGCTGGAGGACGACGCGGGCGACCAGATCGAGGAGTTCGCCGCGAAAGAGGGTGTGGAGGGTATCAAGTTCTACCCGGCGCGCTACCAGAACGGCAACGACCTCTCGCTCCAGTTAACAGAAGACGCCGTCTGGCCCCTCCTCCAGCGCGTCGCCGACTCCGAGGTCGACACGCTGGCCATCCACAAGTTCATCCCGTTCGCGACGGCTCCCGTCCGCTACTTCAAGCCGGGCGACGTCGAGGACGCGGCCAACTCCTTCCCCGACGTCAACTTCGAGATCATCCACGCCGGCTTCTCGTTCGTCGAGGAGACTGTGCTCGCGATGGCGAGCCACGACAACGTCTACGCGAACCTCGAGAACACGGCGTGTCTCGTCAACACCCGCCCGCGGAAGTTCGCGAAGGCACTCGGTGAGATGCTCTACTGGGCCGGCCCCGACCGCATCGTCTACGCCGGTGGGGCGACGGCGCTGCACCCTCAGCCACCCATCGAGGGCATCTGGAACTTCGAGATGCCCGAAGACCTCATCGAGGACTACGACTACCCCGAAGTCACCCAGGAGGACAAGGAGAAAATCCTCGGCAAGAACGCGCTTCGACTCCTCGACAAGGACCCCGAACAGATCAAGAAAGACATCGAGGGCGACAAGTGGGACCAGCTCAAGACCGAGCGCGAGGAAAGTGGCGAGTACCCGGCCGCGCCGTGGTCGACGTACGAGGCCGAGTCGGCCCTCGCCTCCGACGACTAA
- a CDS encoding universal stress protein, producing the protein MGRTLVALDDSPQAQNALEYALSVHDEDEFVLVHVIDYSESLTDPSRGGRGRLEGWYQKATEDAEELFAEAKERTDEHDVSVTTVTRDGKPAGEILDCADEHDVDQIVMGSHGRTGVARVLLGSVAEQVVRRAECPTTVVH; encoded by the coding sequence ATGGGACGCACACTGGTCGCACTAGACGATTCGCCACAGGCACAGAACGCGCTCGAGTACGCTCTTTCGGTCCACGACGAGGACGAGTTCGTCCTCGTCCACGTCATCGATTACAGCGAGTCTCTCACCGACCCCAGCCGCGGCGGCCGCGGACGGCTCGAAGGCTGGTATCAGAAGGCGACCGAAGACGCCGAGGAACTGTTCGCCGAGGCGAAAGAACGCACGGACGAACACGACGTCTCCGTCACGACAGTCACCAGAGATGGGAAGCCTGCGGGAGAGATTCTCGACTGCGCGGACGAACACGACGTCGACCAGATCGTGATGGGAAGCCACGGACGGACGGGCGTCGCGCGCGTCCTCCTCGGCAGTGTCGCCGAACAGGTCGTCCGTCGCGCCGAGTGCCCGACGACGGTAGTGCACTGA